The following coding sequences are from one Candidatus Amarolinea dominans window:
- a CDS encoding type II toxin-antitoxin system VapC family toxin — translation MKNLLDTNVISELVAARPNERVVAWIDAIDPASVYLSVVTVGELAKGIAKLAESARKTALHRWLTEDLLIRFDDNHILELNVPVMLVWGELVGRLERSGHPLPAMDSLIAAIALYHQCVLVTRNDADFRDTGVSVFNPWQ, via the coding sequence GTGAAGAACCTGTTGGATACCAATGTGATCTCGGAGCTTGTCGCTGCGCGTCCCAACGAGCGCGTTGTTGCCTGGATTGATGCAATTGATCCCGCCAGTGTGTACCTCAGTGTGGTGACTGTCGGTGAATTAGCAAAGGGCATCGCGAAACTCGCCGAGTCGGCCCGCAAAACTGCACTTCATCGCTGGTTGACCGAGGATCTGTTGATCCGCTTCGACGATAACCACATTTTGGAACTTAACGTTCCCGTGATGCTGGTCTGGGGAGAATTGGTTGGCCGTTTGGAGCGGAGCGGGCATCCCCTGCCGGCGATGGACTCACTCATCGCAGCCATTGCCCTGTACCATCAGTGTGTCCTGGTCACACGCAATGACGCCGATTTTCGAGACACGGGCGTTTCGGTATTCAATCCCTGGCAATGA